The Raphanus sativus cultivar WK10039 chromosome 2, ASM80110v3, whole genome shotgun sequence genome includes a region encoding these proteins:
- the LOC108841946 gene encoding protein BOBBER 2-like produces the protein MAIISEMQEEKRPSLPFTASLDPSNPLGFLEKVLDFIGKESDFLSKDSAEKEIATAVKAAKKRLSEVEKKKKEKETVKPMEVEKPKKESLKTTEPMEVDKPKEEEKPSPIVPNKGNGLDFEKYSWTQNLQEVTVTIPVPSGTKSRSVTCEIKKNRLRVGLKGQDPFIDGEFFNAVKPDDCFWNIEDQEVISVLLTKQDQMQWWKYCVKGEPEIDTQKVEPESSKLSDLDPETRSSVEKMMFDQRQKQMGLPTSDEIEKQDMMKKFMSQHPEMNFSNAKFN, from the exons ATGGCCATAATCTCTGAGATGCAGGAGGAGAAGAGACCCTCGTTGCCGTTCACAGCAAGTCTTGATCCTTCAAACCCCCTAGGGTTCTTGGAGAAAGTTCTTGACTTTATTGGGAAAGAGAGCGACTTTTTGTCGAAAGACTCGGCTGAGAAAGAGATTGCAACTGCTGTTAAGGCCGCGAAGAAGAGATTGAGTGAagtcgagaagaagaagaaggagaaggaaacCGTGAAGCCCATGGAGGTGGAGAAGCCAAAGAAGGAAAGCTTGAAGACCACGGAACCCATGGAGGTGGATAAGCCTAAGGAGGAAGAGAAACCAAGTCCCATTG TTCCTAACAAAGGCAATGGGCTTGATTTTGAGAAGTACTCATGGACACAGAATCTCCAGGAGGTCACCGTCACCATCCCAGTGCCTAGCGGCACCAAATCACGCTCTGTCACCTGTGAAATCAAGAAGAACCGTCTGAGAGTTGGTCTCAAAGGACAAGATCCATTCATCGATGGTGAGTTCTTCAATGCTGTCAAGCCTGACGACTGCTTCTGGAACATCGAGGATCAAGAGGTGATATCGGTGCTCTTGACAAAGCAGGACCAGATGCAGTGGTGGAAGTACTGTGTGAAGGGTGAGCCTGAGATTGACACTCAGAAGGTTGAACCAGAGAGCAGCAAACTGTCTGATCTGGACCCGGAGACTCGCAGTAGCGTTGAGAAGATGATGTTTGATCAGAGGCAGAAGCAGATGGGACTTCCAACGAGTGATGAGATAGAGAAGCAAGATATGATGAAGAAGTTTATGTCTCAGCATCCTGAGATGAACTTCTCTAATGCAAAGTTTAACTGA
- the LOC108841945 gene encoding cytochrome P450 71B26-like, with the protein MFLKLGKVPTVFLSSSETARQALKDHDLACCGRPRLAGPRDLSYNCLDINFSPFDDYWKDIRKLAVQELFSTKRVHSIQPIKDEEVKKLINSLAESASKKTTVNLNRKFLTLTISVLCRAAFGVSFEDTVLSNSKLYKLVREVYVMLGCFSASDYIPYVGWIIDRFTGLHGSRVKSVKGLDAFYEQMFDLHKEEKEKGSEDFVDLLLRLEREEYVVGNENLTRNHIKAILMNVLLAGIDTSSITMTWAMAELARNPRVMKKVQSEIRNQMGSRSVISLDDTDQLKYLKMVIKETWRLHPPAPLLVPKEVISEFEVNGYVIQPKTLLHVNVWAIGRDPETWKDPDLFLPERFVGSNIDTKGQNFELLPFGGGRRICAAIYMGTTMVECGLANMLYNFDWELPEGMMVEDLEMEEAPGLTVSKKNELLLVPVKYLDH; encoded by the exons ATGTTTTTGAAGCTTGGAAAAGTCCCAACGGTCTTTCTTTCTTCCTCTGAAACAGCAAGACAAGCTCTAAAAGACCATGACCTCGCTTGTTGTGGCCGTCCTCGCTTAGCAG GGCCAAGAGATCTCTCTTACAACTGTCTGGACATTAACTTCTCTCCTTTTGATGATTACTGGAAAGACATAAGGAAGCTCGCTGTTCAGGAGCTCTTTAGTACCAAGAGAGTTCACTCTATTCAACCCATCAAGGACGAGGAGGTCAAGAAACTGATCAACTCACTGGCTGAATCAGCATCTAAGAAAACTACGGTTAACTTGAACCGGAAGTTTCTTACTTTAACCATTAGTGTGCTATGTAGGGCAGCGTTTGGTGTGAGTTTTGAGGACACTGTACTTAGCAATAGTAAGTTATATAAGTTAGTACGTGAGGTATACGTAATGTTGGGATGCTTCTCTGCGTCGGACTATATTCCGTATGTTGGCTGGATCATCGACCGGTTCACTGGTTTACATGGGAGTAGAGTGAAAAGCGTGAAAGGCCTCGATGCTTTCTATGAGCAAATGTTTGATCTGCataaagaggaaaaagagaAAGGGAGTGAAGACTTTGTGGATCTTCTCTTGAGGTTGGAGAGGGAAGAATATGTTGTTGGAAATGAAAATCTcacaagaaatcatatcaaagCAATATTGATG AACGTTCTTCTAGCTGGAATCGACACTTCTTCAATTACAATGACATGGGCAATGGCTGAACTTGCTAGAAACCCTAGAGTGATGAAGAAGGTTCAGTCTGAAATCAGAAACCAAATGGGGAGCAGGTCAGTGATCAGCTTGGATGACACAGATCAACTAAAGTACCTAAAAATGGTGATCAAAGAAACATGGAGACTACATCCACCAGCACCTCTTCTGGTCCCAAAAGAAGTAATATCTGAATTTGAGGTCAATGGCTACGTGATCCAACCCAAGACATTGCTTCACGTGAACGTTTGGGCTATTGGGCGTGATCCTGAAACCTGGAAAGACCCTGATCTGTTTCTACCAGAAAGGTTTGTTGGTAGTAACATTGACACAAAAGGACAGAACTTTGAGTTGTTGCCGTTTGGAGGTGGTCGGAGAATCTGTGCAGCAATATACATGGGAACAACAATGGTGGAGTGTGGCCTTGCAAATATGTTGTATAATTTTGATTGGGAGTTACCAGAAGGCATGATGGTTGAAGATCTTGAAATGGAAGAAGCTCCTGGACTCACTGTGAGCAAGAAAAATGAGCTTCTACTTGTTCCTGTTAAGTACTTGGATCATTGA